A single window of Irregularibacter muris DNA harbors:
- a CDS encoding response regulator, which translates to MNREKIMIVEDEKHIVELLRFNLEQQGYDVISIENGKEAVQAILKEVPSLILLDLMLPGKDGIEICREVKQNRETRNIPIIMLTAKGEEFDKVLGLEMGADDYITKPFGIKELIARVRAVLRRMQHSLPSAENILSFGEIHIDVEGFEVYKKERKIELTLKEYELLKLLAMNQGKVLTRDFLLDEIWGYEYLGDTRTVDVHIRNLRKKLGDRETQEQYIETIRGVGYRIRS; encoded by the coding sequence ATGAATAGGGAAAAAATAATGATTGTTGAGGATGAAAAACATATTGTTGAATTATTAAGATTTAACTTAGAACAGCAAGGGTATGATGTGATCAGCATAGAGAATGGGAAGGAAGCTGTACAAGCTATTTTGAAGGAAGTTCCCAGTCTTATCTTGCTAGACTTAATGTTACCGGGCAAGGATGGGATAGAAATCTGTAGGGAAGTAAAACAGAATAGGGAAACAAGAAATATTCCCATCATTATGTTAACGGCCAAGGGAGAGGAATTTGATAAGGTATTGGGACTGGAAATGGGAGCAGATGACTATATCACTAAGCCCTTCGGCATTAAAGAATTGATTGCAAGAGTAAGAGCAGTACTGAGGAGAATGCAACATTCCCTCCCATCAGCGGAAAATATCCTTTCCTTTGGAGAGATTCACATTGACGTGGAAGGGTTTGAAGTATATAAAAAAGAAAGAAAAATTGAACTAACCTTAAAGGAATATGAGCTCTTAAAATTATTGGCTATGAATCAAGGGAAGGTTCTTACTCGAGATTTTTTATTGGATGAAATATGGGGATATGAATATTTAGGGGACACGAGGACAGTAGATGTGCATATCCGGAATTTAAGAAAAAAGCTGGGGGATAGAGAGACTCAGGAGCAATATATTGAAACTATACGGGGTGTAGGATATAGAATACGTTCATAA
- a CDS encoding peptidyl-prolyl cis-trans isomerase, whose translation MIKKGTTAKVVLLAALFFFMVMIGGCNLVKMNPEAEKKQTVAKIGEKTITKQDFNYYLTLTKINAKVQGQEFPTDKEQLAQVNSQILDNLAEDQLMLQLAQKEEVKVDEKKAQEQIKEWRELLQGDLGGEEEYKKFLQENDITVEEFDDFLKNIDINNQYITGLYEKITKDAKVTDEDVVKYYQENTKQFDPSTVEAKHILAETEEKAKEIEKKAKEGKDFDALIKEYNGKEGIREAADLGEFQYTKMIPAFSEVVFKMEPGEISNPIQTDYGFHIVKVEKKNEKPVQKLDEVRETITEQLEQTVKYEKFTKYTTENREKIDIKKYPDKL comes from the coding sequence TTGATTAAAAAAGGCACAACAGCGAAAGTAGTACTACTAGCAGCATTATTTTTCTTTATGGTTATGATTGGAGGATGTAATTTAGTGAAAATGAATCCTGAGGCAGAAAAAAAACAAACCGTTGCCAAAATAGGAGAAAAGACTATTACAAAGCAGGATTTTAATTATTATTTAACTCTTACAAAGATAAACGCTAAAGTACAAGGGCAGGAATTTCCTACAGACAAGGAACAACTAGCTCAGGTAAACAGCCAAATCTTAGATAATTTGGCAGAAGACCAATTGATGTTGCAATTGGCCCAGAAAGAAGAAGTTAAAGTCGATGAAAAGAAGGCCCAAGAGCAGATCAAGGAATGGAGAGAGTTATTACAAGGAGATTTAGGCGGGGAAGAAGAGTATAAGAAATTTCTTCAAGAAAATGATATCACTGTAGAAGAGTTTGATGATTTTTTAAAGAATATTGATATCAATAATCAATACATCACCGGTCTATATGAAAAAATAACAAAGGATGCCAAGGTAACAGATGAAGACGTGGTAAAATACTATCAGGAAAATACAAAACAATTTGATCCCAGTACTGTAGAGGCCAAACATATTCTTGCTGAAACAGAGGAAAAGGCTAAAGAAATTGAGAAAAAGGCCAAGGAAGGTAAAGACTTTGATGCTCTTATCAAAGAGTACAACGGAAAGGAAGGCATCAGAGAAGCCGCTGATCTAGGAGAATTCCAGTATACAAAAATGATCCCTGCATTTTCTGAAGTCGTCTTTAAGATGGAGCCTGGAGAAATAAGCAATCCCATCCAAACAGATTATGGTTTTCATATTGTAAAAGTAGAAAAGAAGAACGAAAAACCTGTGCAAAAACTTGATGAGGTCAGAGAAACTATTACCGAACAATTAGAGCAAACAGTAAAGTATGAAAAATTTACAAAATATACTACCGAGAATAGAGAAAAAATCGATATTAAAAAATATCCTGATAAACTTTAA
- the mfd gene encoding transcription-repair coupling factor produces MEQSLFLQILHQIPVYELGKKAIEQGDTPVVYHEMAETSKAHAIFGLIEDLEKSALVITYNDSQAKKIHEDLHYFFGEKVLYFPAEPTIHYFVEAYSPEVSIERLRVLEALAHRKQKIIVTSIDAVMKKMIAKEDFDKYQKNLEIGQTIEIQDLQKLLESSGYERVLEVESPGQYNIRGGIIDLYPMTSQEPYRLEFFDDEIDSIRSFDPLSQRSLEKHEKITLSPARELLLSEEVKQEAIKNFETEINKYIKSLKSKGKKESAQDIQEKLYSRLEAFKEGREKSLEFLLPYMNYTFDTLLEYLSEDSIVFLDQPHRIKEKYDHTTFELEEDFKGLLSRGEVLPNQYEVFFSYHQLTIAMEQRSLCIFQTLLRNVDPFKPKKIFSFASRSMQPFHGKIDLLVEELRHWKKRRYAVVILTENWERTKQLVKDLGDYQLTAIAKKNTQEDLQEGKIIVLPGALHRGVEYPETKVAIISEKEIFLQQQKKTKRRKKQGKRKIESFTDLNIGDYVVHEAHGIGIYLGLEKIQVESIQKDYLHIKYGQGDKLYVPTDQMDLIQPYIGAESRAPKLNKLGGNEWKRAKGKVQKAVEDMAEELLKLYALRQTIEGYSFSKDTPWQIQFEERFPYEETLDQLQAIQEVKKDMESSTAMDRLLCGDVGYGKTEVAIRAAFKAVMDGKQVAVLVPTTILAQQHYNTMIERFSGYPISIDMLSRFRSKVEQKQTLKDIKTGMVDIVVGTHRIVQKDIQFKDLGLLIIDEEQRFGVGHKEKLKEWKKNVDVLSLSATPIPRTLHMSLVGIRDMSVIEQPPEERYPVQTYVLEDNEQLIRDAILREIHRGGQVYYVYNRVEDIDKVAHNLRTLVPESKIAIAHGQMSENELENTMMAFIEGEYDVLVCTTIIETGLDMPNVNTIIISDADRLGLSQLYQLRGRVGRSTRQAYAYITYKKDKVLTEVAEKRLQAIKEFTEFGSGFKVAMRDLEIRGAGNLLGADQHGHMAAIGYDLYCKMLDEALRKMKGLPMEKRRETSIELQVDAFIPDWYIHKESQRIQMYKKMVGMESMEDLYDVEEEIEDRFGDLPKSVRNLLMISYMKSLAQKLNIHSIQQKKNQVYLYMDKEDFVSMEIIGQLVKENGRNIMINASDEPYIALRVPSFIDKQLDKIKEILERINVLKES; encoded by the coding sequence ATGGAACAATCATTATTTTTACAAATACTTCATCAGATTCCGGTTTATGAGCTTGGAAAAAAAGCCATAGAGCAAGGGGACACTCCCGTTGTATATCATGAAATGGCGGAAACCTCTAAGGCCCATGCAATCTTTGGACTCATAGAGGATTTAGAAAAAAGTGCTCTGGTGATTACTTATAACGATAGCCAAGCAAAAAAGATTCATGAGGACTTACATTACTTCTTCGGGGAAAAGGTTCTATATTTCCCTGCTGAGCCTACGATTCATTATTTTGTCGAGGCCTATAGTCCAGAAGTTTCCATTGAAAGATTAAGGGTATTAGAGGCATTGGCACACAGAAAGCAAAAGATCATCGTCACATCCATAGACGCTGTGATGAAAAAGATGATAGCCAAAGAGGACTTTGATAAATATCAGAAAAATTTAGAGATAGGGCAGACGATTGAAATACAAGATCTTCAAAAACTTTTAGAAAGTAGTGGATATGAAAGGGTACTAGAGGTAGAAAGCCCAGGTCAATACAACATAAGAGGGGGGATTATAGATCTTTATCCTATGACCTCCCAAGAACCCTATAGATTGGAGTTTTTTGATGACGAAATTGACTCTATTCGAAGCTTTGACCCTTTATCCCAAAGATCTTTAGAAAAGCATGAGAAAATCACCTTATCTCCTGCTCGGGAACTTTTGCTTTCTGAAGAAGTAAAACAGGAGGCCATCAAAAACTTTGAAACAGAAATAAATAAGTACATCAAATCTCTTAAATCCAAGGGAAAGAAAGAATCAGCCCAAGATATTCAGGAGAAACTTTATAGCAGATTAGAAGCATTCAAAGAAGGCCGGGAGAAATCCTTAGAGTTTTTGCTCCCTTATATGAATTATACTTTTGATACTCTACTGGAATATCTATCAGAGGATAGTATTGTTTTTTTGGATCAGCCCCATCGCATAAAGGAAAAATATGATCATACTACTTTTGAACTGGAAGAAGACTTTAAGGGATTGCTAAGCAGAGGGGAAGTGCTGCCCAATCAATATGAAGTTTTCTTTTCTTACCATCAGCTGACCATAGCCATGGAGCAGAGATCTTTGTGCATCTTTCAAACTCTTTTAAGAAATGTAGATCCCTTTAAGCCCAAAAAAATATTTTCTTTTGCCAGTCGTTCTATGCAACCCTTCCATGGAAAAATAGATTTATTGGTAGAGGAATTAAGACATTGGAAAAAAAGAAGATATGCAGTAGTAATATTGACAGAAAACTGGGAGAGAACCAAACAACTTGTAAAAGATTTAGGGGATTATCAACTAACAGCTATAGCCAAGAAAAATACCCAGGAAGACCTACAGGAAGGCAAAATTATTGTATTGCCTGGGGCTCTTCATAGGGGAGTAGAATATCCTGAAACCAAGGTAGCGATTATTAGTGAGAAAGAAATCTTTTTACAACAACAGAAAAAAACAAAAAGGCGAAAAAAACAGGGAAAACGAAAAATAGAATCCTTTACAGACTTAAATATCGGGGATTATGTAGTACATGAAGCCCATGGAATAGGTATATATTTAGGTTTAGAAAAAATCCAAGTGGAGAGTATTCAAAAGGATTACCTTCACATTAAATATGGTCAAGGGGATAAATTATATGTCCCTACTGATCAAATGGATCTTATACAACCCTATATAGGAGCTGAAAGCCGAGCACCTAAGTTAAATAAATTAGGGGGAAATGAATGGAAGAGGGCAAAGGGAAAGGTACAAAAAGCTGTAGAAGATATGGCAGAGGAATTATTAAAACTTTATGCCCTAAGACAAACCATTGAAGGATACTCCTTTTCAAAGGACACCCCCTGGCAGATACAATTTGAGGAGCGTTTTCCCTATGAGGAAACCCTTGATCAGCTGCAGGCTATCCAAGAGGTAAAAAAAGATATGGAGTCCTCCACGGCAATGGATCGTCTTTTGTGTGGTGATGTGGGATATGGTAAAACTGAGGTGGCCATAAGGGCAGCTTTTAAAGCCGTCATGGATGGAAAACAAGTAGCGGTCTTGGTACCCACCACAATATTAGCTCAACAGCATTATAATACGATGATAGAAAGATTTTCAGGTTATCCCATATCCATAGATATGCTCAGTCGTTTTAGATCTAAAGTGGAGCAAAAACAAACCCTAAAGGATATCAAAACCGGGATGGTGGATATTGTAGTGGGCACCCATCGCATAGTACAAAAGGATATACAGTTTAAGGATTTAGGGCTCTTAATTATTGATGAAGAGCAACGCTTTGGAGTAGGACACAAAGAGAAACTAAAGGAATGGAAGAAAAATGTAGATGTGCTAAGTTTAAGCGCAACCCCTATACCCCGGACCTTACACATGTCCCTTGTAGGGATAAGAGACATGAGTGTCATTGAACAACCCCCTGAAGAAAGATATCCAGTACAGACCTATGTACTAGAGGACAATGAGCAATTGATCAGAGATGCCATACTTAGAGAAATCCATAGAGGGGGGCAGGTGTACTATGTCTACAACCGGGTAGAGGATATTGATAAAGTTGCCCATAACCTGAGGACCTTAGTGCCTGAAAGCAAAATCGCTATTGCCCATGGGCAAATGTCAGAAAATGAATTGGAAAATACCATGATGGCTTTTATTGAGGGAGAGTATGACGTTTTAGTGTGTACCACCATCATTGAAACTGGTTTAGATATGCCCAATGTCAACACCATCATTATATCTGATGCCGACCGACTGGGATTATCTCAATTGTATCAATTAAGGGGGAGAGTAGGAAGATCTACCCGTCAGGCCTACGCCTATATTACCTATAAAAAAGATAAAGTCCTCACTGAAGTGGCCGAAAAAAGATTACAAGCCATTAAGGAATTTACCGAATTTGGTTCAGGCTTTAAAGTTGCCATGAGAGATCTAGAAATTAGGGGAGCAGGTAACTTATTAGGGGCAGACCAACATGGACATATGGCGGCTATTGGTTATGATCTTTATTGTAAAATGTTAGATGAAGCCCTTAGAAAAATGAAAGGGCTACCGATGGAAAAGAGAAGGGAAACCAGCATAGAACTGCAGGTAGATGCTTTTATTCCCGATTGGTATATCCATAAGGAAAGTCAAAGAATTCAAATGTATAAAAAGATGGTAGGAATGGAAAGCATGGAGGACTTATATGATGTGGAAGAGGAAATTGAGGATCGATTTGGTGATCTTCCCAAATCGGTTAGAAATCTTTTGATGATTTCCTATATGAAGTCCCTAGCTCAAAAATTGAATATACATTCTATCCAACAGAAAAAGAATCAAGTTTATTTATATATGGATAAGGAAGATTTTGTTTCAATGGAAATTATTGGTCAATTGGTGAAGGAAAATGGAAGAAATATTATGATCAATGCCAGTGATGAGCCCTATATCGCTCTAAGGGTGCCTTCTTTCATAGACAAACAATTGGATAAGATTAAAGAAATTCTAGAAAGGATAAATGTTTTGAAAGAAAGTTAG
- a CDS encoding HU family DNA-binding protein, whose amino-acid sequence MTHFYVEKTKEANTMNKAELIAGMTEKSGLTKKDAEKALNAFMETVEEALVSGEKVQLVGFGGFEVRERAERKGRNPKTREEMTIPASKAPVFKAGKALKDAVNK is encoded by the coding sequence ATTACACATTTTTATGTAGAGAAAACAAAGGAGGCAAATACAATGAATAAAGCAGAATTAATTGCAGGTATGACAGAAAAAAGTGGACTAACGAAAAAAGATGCGGAAAAAGCTTTAAATGCTTTCATGGAAACTGTGGAAGAAGCTTTAGTAAGTGGTGAAAAAGTACAATTAGTTGGTTTTGGTGGTTTTGAAGTAAGAGAAAGAGCTGAAAGAAAAGGTAGAAACCCAAAAACTAGAGAAGAAATGACCATCCCTGCATCAAAAGCTCCTGTATTTAAAGCAGGAAAAGCTTTAAAGGATGCTGTAAATAAGTAA
- a CDS encoding putative polysaccharide biosynthesis protein, with protein MSKKSYLKGAAILGVGAILAKFLGIFFKIPLARYIGDIGLGLYAYPYPIYNFFLAISVIGLPVAISKLVSERVAVGNFREAHRVFKVALNLLIIFGTVSSLILFGFSKVIIKVLNWHPDTYYALLGIAFAPFFVSVMSAFRGYFQGLQIMTPTAISQLIESFARVIIGLGLTIFLVKAYGIPQAAGGASFGATAGAMAGSAFLILLYTRKSKFFHRRIRQSPKGKSEATGKIIHGLLKIAIPASIASVVTSLMGIIDTAMVPARLGVAGFNIDQAAALFGQMSQKAQTLVNVPLTLSIALSTSLVPAISEAVALRDRKEVQNRIELGIRTVLLIALPSAIGLSFLADPIINLLFGAGEQGGEILAILSYSVVFVMLTTTLQSMLQGLGKVIIPIKNLLIGAIFKVGINFFLVSIPALNIRGAAIGTIIGYGIAAFLNYRAVKRYTRIKMDIMQTIIKPIIAVLAMGITVLLVYQFLSPILGNSLSTLVAILLGALIYFIMLLLIGGITTEEMALMPGGRKLTPILTKIGILRRKR; from the coding sequence ATGAGTAAAAAATCCTATTTAAAAGGTGCAGCTATACTAGGTGTAGGGGCAATCCTTGCAAAGTTTTTAGGGATCTTCTTTAAAATCCCCTTAGCTCGCTACATTGGAGACATAGGTTTAGGTTTATATGCTTACCCCTATCCTATCTATAACTTTTTCTTAGCCATATCTGTTATTGGTCTGCCCGTAGCGATATCCAAATTAGTATCTGAAAGGGTTGCTGTGGGTAATTTCAGGGAAGCCCATAGGGTTTTTAAGGTAGCCTTAAATCTATTGATTATATTTGGTACAGTTTCATCCTTAATTTTATTCGGCTTTAGTAAAGTAATTATTAAGGTTTTAAATTGGCATCCTGATACTTACTATGCATTACTAGGAATTGCCTTTGCACCCTTTTTTGTATCGGTCATGTCTGCCTTTAGAGGATACTTCCAAGGGTTACAAATCATGACCCCTACAGCCATTTCCCAATTAATAGAATCCTTCGCTAGGGTGATTATTGGTCTAGGCTTAACCATATTCTTAGTAAAGGCCTATGGCATTCCCCAGGCAGCGGGAGGAGCATCCTTTGGAGCTACAGCCGGTGCCATGGCAGGTAGCGCCTTTTTAATCTTATTATATACACGCAAAAGCAAATTTTTTCACAGAAGAATTAGACAATCACCCAAGGGGAAAAGTGAAGCTACCGGCAAAATCATTCATGGCCTTCTAAAGATCGCTATACCCGCATCTATTGCATCAGTGGTGACATCCCTAATGGGTATAATAGATACTGCGATGGTACCAGCAAGACTAGGGGTAGCTGGTTTTAACATTGACCAGGCAGCTGCATTATTTGGGCAGATGTCCCAGAAGGCTCAGACCTTAGTCAATGTCCCTCTAACTTTAAGTATAGCTTTATCTACAAGCTTGGTCCCTGCAATTTCTGAAGCAGTGGCTCTTAGGGATAGAAAAGAAGTACAAAACCGTATAGAATTAGGCATTCGGACAGTGTTATTAATAGCCCTGCCCTCTGCTATAGGACTTTCATTTCTGGCCGATCCCATTATTAACTTGCTTTTTGGAGCAGGAGAACAAGGGGGAGAAATACTGGCCATTTTATCCTATAGCGTAGTCTTTGTTATGCTTACTACAACACTGCAAAGTATGTTACAGGGACTGGGAAAAGTGATTATTCCTATAAAGAATCTATTGATCGGAGCCATTTTCAAGGTAGGCATTAACTTCTTTTTAGTCTCCATTCCGGCTCTAAATATTAGAGGAGCAGCTATAGGGACAATTATTGGATATGGAATAGCAGCCTTTTTAAATTATCGGGCAGTAAAAAGATACACAAGAATAAAGATGGACATTATGCAAACCATAATAAAGCCTATTATAGCTGTTTTAGCCATGGGTATTACGGTATTGCTTGTATATCAATTTTTATCTCCAATACTTGGCAATAGCCTATCTACCTTAGTCGCTATTTTATTAGGAGCATTGATTTACTTTATTATGCTTTTGCTCATCGGAGGAATTACCACTGAGGAGATGGCACTGATGCCTGGAGGAAGGAAATTGACTCCTATTCTGACCAAGATAGGTATACTGAGAAGAAAAAGGTGA
- a CDS encoding Hsp20/alpha crystallin family protein, whose translation MAGLIPFNRRHGRLMNRGFEDFYNRVDDLLNEGFAYGENLIRGNFKMDIQKKDHEYLIEAELPGVKKEEVNLELEDGRLTISVKREENINEEGKNYIHKETRSSSMSRSVYLQDAQQEGVKAKLDNGILSITIPREEKPNCTKRIDIQ comes from the coding sequence ATGGCTGGTTTAATCCCATTTAACAGACGCCATGGAAGACTTATGAACAGAGGTTTTGAAGATTTTTACAATCGAGTAGATGACTTATTAAATGAAGGATTTGCCTATGGAGAAAATCTTATTCGAGGAAACTTTAAAATGGACATACAAAAAAAGGACCATGAGTATTTAATAGAGGCAGAACTACCGGGAGTGAAAAAAGAAGAGGTCAATCTCGAGCTAGAGGATGGAAGGCTGACTATCTCGGTAAAGAGAGAAGAAAATATAAATGAAGAAGGGAAGAATTATATTCATAAAGAAACCCGTTCTTCCTCTATGAGTCGTAGTGTATATTTACAGGATGCCCAACAAGAAGGGGTAAAGGCAAAATTGGACAATGGAATTTTGAGTATCACCATACCAAGGGAAGAAAAGCCTAACTGTACGAAAAGAATTGATATTCAATAA
- the wrbA gene encoding NAD(P)H:quinone oxidoreductase yields the protein MKKVNLAIIYYSAYGTNYQLAKWAEEGALAANAEVRILKVDELIPQEVIDKDDGMKKNAENTKNVPIASSKDLEWADAIIFSVPTRFGNLASQMKNFIDKQGGLWAQGKLVNKVVSAMSSAQNPHGGQEATIKALYTSMMHWGAIIVPPGYSHESIFKAGGNPYGTSVSVNQEGQMVEDVEDAVKFQAKRTVEVASRIKNG from the coding sequence ATGAAAAAGGTAAATTTAGCTATCATTTACTACAGTGCCTATGGAACAAATTATCAATTGGCAAAATGGGCTGAAGAAGGTGCTTTAGCAGCAAATGCAGAAGTACGTATTTTAAAGGTTGATGAGCTAATTCCCCAAGAAGTTATAGATAAAGATGATGGAATGAAAAAGAATGCAGAAAACACGAAAAATGTACCCATTGCTAGTTCTAAGGATTTAGAGTGGGCTGATGCCATCATCTTTAGCGTTCCCACTCGATTTGGAAATCTTGCCTCTCAAATGAAAAACTTTATTGATAAACAGGGAGGCCTATGGGCCCAAGGGAAACTAGTCAACAAAGTTGTATCCGCTATGTCCTCGGCACAAAATCCCCACGGCGGTCAAGAAGCGACCATAAAAGCTTTATATACTTCCATGATGCACTGGGGAGCCATTATCGTACCTCCGGGCTATAGTCATGAGTCCATTTTCAAAGCAGGGGGCAATCCCTACGGCACATCGGTATCGGTAAATCAAGAGGGCCAAATGGTGGAAGATGTAGAAGATGCGGTAAAATTCCAGGCAAAAAGAACAGTGGAAGTGGCCTCTCGAATTAAAAATGGATAA
- the mazG gene encoding nucleoside triphosphate pyrophosphohydrolase: MKAEIMIIGLGPGNPKDLSLGAYEELKNNEYVFLRTDRHPVVSYLQEKDIAFQSLDWVYQEYENFQEVYQRIAQEVMERAKEFGKVIYAVPGHPLVAEETVELIIKKCEENEEVDLKIMPAMSFIDVLISSLKIDPIHGLNIIDGLQLPAQQCDFKVGNVITQVYSPFIASQVKLHLMEYYQDETPIWVIRAAGVKELEKVVEIPLYELDRLSWIDHLTSVYIPPVELEGLVGGQIERLVDIVSTLRAEHGCPWDKKQTHESLKQNLIEEAYEVIDAIDKNSIEALEEELGDVLLQIVFHSQIAKENKDFSFSDVVRGICDKLIFRHPHIFSDVAADTSEEVLVNWEKLKKIEKGMDSQTEVLKAIPPSLPALIRAYKVQKKAADVGFDWDDIEGAIEKVKEEWFELKEVYSLAKQDRIIEELGDLIFSIVNMSRFLKIQPELALTKTTEKFIDRFSFIEEQANKQGKNLEEMTLEEMNFLWKQSKIHIFDKNDKNY, from the coding sequence ATGAAAGCAGAAATAATGATTATAGGACTAGGGCCAGGAAATCCCAAGGACCTTAGCCTAGGTGCTTATGAAGAACTGAAAAATAATGAATATGTATTCTTGCGTACTGACAGACATCCTGTGGTCAGCTATTTACAAGAAAAAGACATTGCTTTCCAATCCCTGGATTGGGTGTATCAGGAATATGAGAATTTTCAAGAGGTTTACCAAAGAATCGCCCAGGAAGTCATGGAAAGGGCAAAGGAATTTGGTAAAGTTATCTATGCTGTTCCCGGTCATCCTTTAGTGGCAGAGGAAACCGTAGAACTAATCATAAAAAAATGTGAAGAAAATGAAGAGGTTGACCTGAAAATTATGCCGGCTATGAGCTTTATTGATGTGCTAATTAGTAGCCTAAAAATTGATCCTATTCATGGTCTTAACATTATAGATGGCCTGCAGCTCCCCGCCCAACAATGTGACTTTAAAGTAGGCAATGTCATTACCCAGGTTTATAGTCCCTTCATTGCCTCCCAAGTAAAATTACATCTTATGGAGTACTATCAAGATGAAACCCCCATTTGGGTCATTAGAGCGGCAGGGGTAAAAGAGCTAGAAAAAGTAGTAGAAATACCTTTATATGAGCTAGATCGCCTGTCCTGGATAGATCATCTGACCAGTGTCTATATACCCCCTGTAGAGCTAGAAGGGCTTGTAGGAGGTCAAATAGAGCGTCTAGTGGATATCGTGAGCACTTTAAGGGCAGAACACGGCTGTCCTTGGGACAAAAAGCAAACCCATGAAAGCTTAAAGCAAAACCTCATAGAAGAAGCCTATGAAGTTATAGATGCCATTGATAAAAATTCTATAGAAGCCTTGGAGGAAGAGCTGGGAGATGTGCTGTTACAAATTGTATTTCACTCTCAAATTGCAAAGGAAAATAAAGATTTTTCCTTTAGTGATGTGGTAAGAGGGATTTGCGATAAGCTAATCTTTAGACATCCCCACATTTTTTCCGATGTAGCTGCAGATACTTCAGAAGAGGTCTTAGTCAATTGGGAAAAACTAAAAAAGATAGAAAAGGGTATGGACAGTCAAACAGAAGTTTTAAAAGCTATTCCACCTTCCCTTCCGGCACTGATTCGAGCCTATAAGGTACAAAAAAAGGCTGCTGACGTCGGTTTTGATTGGGATGATATTGAAGGAGCCATAGAAAAGGTAAAAGAAGAATGGTTTGAGCTTAAAGAGGTATATTCTTTGGCAAAACAAGACAGAATAATAGAAGAGCTGGGAGATTTGATTTTCTCTATCGTCAATATGTCCAGATTTTTAAAAATTCAACCAGAATTGGCCTTAACCAAAACCACAGAGAAATTTATTGATCGCTTTTCCTTTATCGAAGAACAGGCCAATAAGCAAGGAAAAAATTTAGAAGAAATGACCCTAGAAGAGATGAATTTCCTATGGAAACAGTCAAAAATACATATTTTTGATAAAAATGATAAAAACTATTAA
- the spoVT gene encoding stage V sporulation protein T encodes MKATGIVRRIDDLGRVVIPKEIRRTMRIREGDPLEIYTDREGEVILKKYSPIGELSEFANEYAESLQQATGHVVCISDKDNIIAVVGASKKEYMGKKIGKELEKIIEEKKTIMVDQNADGKIFNILEEQEGDSSYLSQVIAPIVSQGDTIGSVVLLSKESQVKMGDVEKKLAETAANFLGKQMEQ; translated from the coding sequence ATGAAAGCAACAGGTATTGTAAGGCGAATTGATGATTTGGGCAGGGTAGTCATTCCTAAAGAAATAAGACGTACAATGAGAATTCGTGAGGGTGATCCTCTTGAGATATACACCGATCGCGAAGGCGAGGTAATTCTGAAAAAATATTCTCCCATAGGAGAGTTAAGCGAGTTTGCCAATGAATATGCAGAATCCTTGCAACAAGCTACAGGACATGTAGTATGTATTTCTGACAAAGACAATATTATCGCCGTGGTGGGAGCATCCAAAAAAGAATATATGGGTAAAAAAATAGGAAAAGAATTGGAAAAAATAATAGAAGAAAAAAAGACCATCATGGTGGATCAGAATGCCGATGGAAAAATATTTAATATCTTAGAAGAACAAGAAGGAGATAGCTCTTATCTTTCTCAAGTTATAGCTCCTATTGTTTCCCAAGGAGATACCATTGGTTCAGTGGTGTTGCTATCTAAAGAAAGCCAAGTGAAAATGGGTGATGTAGAAAAAAAGCTAGCCGAAACAGCCGCTAATTTCCTTGGAAAACAGATGGAACAATAG